Proteins encoded within one genomic window of Quadrisphaera setariae:
- a CDS encoding LysE/ArgO family amino acid transporter, giving the protein MDAHLLAAASGLGLGLSLIVAIGAQNAFVLRQGLRGEHVLAVVAVCALSDLVLIVAGVAGAGAALEAWPPALVVVRVAGALFLSGYALLAARRALRPSDSAALRTETSGTGTALTSALATCLALTWLNPHVYLDTVVLLGSVASTHGDERWWFAAGAGAGSVVWFTALGFGARLLRPLFARPVAWRVLDGVIAVVMAALAVTLLLGL; this is encoded by the coding sequence ATCGACGCGCACCTCCTCGCTGCGGCCTCCGGGCTCGGCCTCGGCCTGTCCCTCATCGTGGCCATCGGCGCCCAGAACGCCTTCGTGCTGCGCCAGGGCCTGCGCGGGGAGCACGTGCTGGCCGTCGTCGCGGTGTGCGCCCTGTCGGACCTCGTGCTCATCGTCGCGGGGGTCGCTGGCGCGGGGGCGGCGCTGGAGGCCTGGCCCCCGGCGCTGGTGGTCGTCAGGGTGGCCGGGGCGCTGTTCCTGAGCGGATACGCGCTGCTCGCGGCCCGCCGCGCCCTGCGCCCGTCGGACAGCGCTGCGCTGCGCACGGAGACCAGCGGCACGGGCACCGCCCTGACCTCCGCGCTCGCCACGTGCCTGGCGCTGACGTGGCTCAACCCCCACGTCTACCTCGACACGGTGGTGCTCCTCGGCTCCGTCGCCAGCACCCACGGGGACGAGCGCTGGTGGTTCGCCGCCGGCGCCGGTGCCGGCAGCGTGGTCTGGTTCACCGCCCTCGGCTTCGGCGCCCGCCTGCTGCGGCCGCTGTTCGCCAGGCCCGTCGCGTGGCGGGTGCTGGACGGGGTGATCGCCGTGGTCATGGCCGCGCTGGCCGTCACCCTGCTCCTCGGCCTCTGA
- a CDS encoding LysR family transcriptional regulator ArgP, giving the protein MDLDLGQLRALAAVVDAGTLEAGARQLHITTSAVSQRLRALESATGRVLLVRSRPVRPTASGERVLQLARQVSLLVADASAALGAPDDDGGASAADGRWVRPPVLPIAVNADSLATWVLPALAHLAGPEAEVCLDLRREDQSYTARLLRDGSVVGAITSDAEVVPGCSVQPLGALRYLAVATPEVADRWFAGGVTAAALGRAPVVVFDRDDELQDAWLSDHSGAEERLDPPRHHVPASVDFSEAVRLGWGWALLPQVHATADLEAGRLVLLDDAPVDVPLYWQQWKLRSPALDAVAAALTSAARSALVPPS; this is encoded by the coding sequence ATGGACCTCGACCTCGGGCAGCTGCGGGCCCTGGCCGCCGTCGTCGACGCCGGCACGCTCGAGGCGGGAGCGCGCCAGCTGCACATCACCACCTCCGCGGTGAGCCAGCGGCTGCGGGCGCTGGAGTCCGCCACCGGCCGGGTGCTGCTCGTGCGCTCTCGGCCCGTGCGCCCGACGGCGTCGGGGGAGCGGGTGCTGCAGCTGGCGCGGCAGGTGTCGCTGCTGGTCGCCGATGCGTCCGCTGCCCTCGGGGCGCCTGACGACGACGGCGGCGCGTCTGCGGCTGACGGGAGGTGGGTGCGGCCGCCGGTGCTCCCCATTGCGGTGAACGCCGACTCCCTCGCCACGTGGGTGCTGCCCGCCCTCGCCCACCTCGCTGGTCCCGAGGCGGAGGTCTGCCTGGACCTGCGACGCGAGGACCAGTCGTACACCGCGCGACTGCTGCGCGACGGGTCCGTGGTGGGCGCCATCACCTCCGACGCCGAGGTGGTGCCCGGGTGCTCGGTGCAGCCGCTGGGGGCGCTCCGCTACCTGGCGGTGGCGACTCCCGAGGTGGCAGACCGGTGGTTCGCCGGAGGTGTGACGGCGGCGGCGCTGGGGCGGGCGCCCGTCGTCGTCTTCGACCGCGACGACGAGCTGCAGGACGCGTGGCTCTCCGACCATTCCGGCGCAGAGGAGCGGCTCGACCCGCCGCGCCACCACGTCCCGGCGTCCGTGGACTTCTCCGAGGCGGTGCGGCTGGGCTGGGGGTGGGCGCTGCTGCCGCAGGTGCACGCGACCGCCGACCTGGAGGCCGGGCGCCTGGTGCTGCTCGACGACGCGCCGGTGGACGTGCCGCTGTACTGGCAGCAGTGGAAGCTGCGCAGCCCGGCTCTCGACGCGGTGGCGGCAGCGCTCACCTCCGCCGCGCGCAGCGCCCTCGTCCCCCCCTCGTGA
- the hisD gene encoding histidinol dehydrogenase: MRRLDLRGQHVDARELRSRMPRAEVDVEAALAVVRPVVDQVREGGADAVRALGERFDGVRVDDLRVPAAALSEALESLDPAVRAALEESIRRSRLVHADQRRTDVVTQVVEGGTVTERFVPVQRVGLYVPAGVAPLPSSVVMNVVPAQEAGVESLAVATPPRRGDGPDAALPDPTILAACALLGVEEVYAVGGAQAIAMFALGAREADGSQSCPPVDLVTGPGNIYVTAAKRLLRGVIGTDAEAGPSEVAVLADDTADPEHVAADLVSQAEHGEASAAVLVTDSADLADAVDAALARRVPATRHGARIAVALAGPQSLVVLVDDVEAGLAVVDAYGSEHLEIQTRDAAAVAARVRNAGAVFVGPYAPVSLGDYCAGSNHVLPTGGTCSHTAGLSVATFLRGIHVVEYSQQALADVAPHVLALAGAEDLPAHGEAVSARLP; the protein is encoded by the coding sequence ATGCGACGCCTGGACCTGCGCGGGCAGCACGTCGACGCGCGCGAGCTCCGCAGCCGCATGCCGCGGGCCGAGGTGGACGTCGAGGCGGCTCTCGCCGTCGTCCGGCCCGTGGTCGACCAGGTCCGCGAGGGAGGCGCCGACGCCGTCCGTGCGCTCGGCGAGAGGTTCGACGGCGTCCGCGTCGACGACCTCCGGGTCCCGGCGGCGGCGCTGAGCGAGGCGCTGGAGTCCCTCGACCCCGCCGTCCGCGCAGCGCTCGAGGAGTCGATCCGGCGCAGCCGCCTCGTCCACGCCGACCAGCGCCGCACCGACGTCGTGACGCAGGTGGTCGAGGGCGGCACCGTCACCGAGCGCTTCGTGCCCGTGCAGCGCGTGGGCCTCTACGTGCCCGCCGGCGTCGCCCCGCTGCCCAGCAGCGTGGTGATGAACGTCGTCCCGGCGCAGGAGGCCGGCGTGGAGAGCCTCGCGGTCGCCACCCCGCCGCGCCGCGGCGACGGGCCCGACGCCGCCCTGCCCGACCCGACCATCCTCGCCGCGTGCGCCCTGCTCGGCGTGGAGGAGGTCTACGCCGTCGGCGGGGCGCAGGCCATCGCGATGTTCGCCCTCGGCGCCCGCGAGGCCGACGGCTCGCAGAGCTGCCCCCCGGTCGACCTGGTCACGGGCCCCGGCAACATCTACGTCACCGCCGCCAAGCGCCTGCTGCGCGGCGTCATCGGCACCGACGCCGAGGCCGGCCCGTCCGAGGTGGCCGTGCTCGCCGACGACACCGCCGACCCCGAGCACGTCGCCGCCGACCTCGTCAGCCAGGCCGAGCACGGCGAGGCCTCCGCCGCGGTGCTCGTCACCGACAGCGCGGACCTGGCCGACGCGGTCGACGCCGCCCTCGCCCGCCGCGTCCCGGCGACGCGCCACGGCGCGCGCATCGCCGTCGCGCTCGCCGGACCGCAGTCCCTCGTGGTGCTGGTCGACGACGTCGAGGCGGGTCTCGCCGTCGTCGACGCGTACGGCAGCGAGCACCTGGAGATCCAGACCCGGGACGCCGCCGCCGTGGCCGCGCGCGTGCGCAACGCCGGCGCCGTCTTCGTGGGGCCGTACGCCCCGGTGTCGCTGGGCGACTACTGCGCCGGCTCCAACCACGTGCTGCCCACCGGCGGCACCTGCTCGCACACCGCCGGGCTGAGCGTCGCGACGTTCCTGCGCGGCATCCACGTGGTCGAGTACTCCCAGCAGGCGCTGGCCGACGTCGCACCGCACGTGCTGGCCCTCGCGGGCGCGGAGGACCTCCCCGCCCACGGCGAGGCCGTCTCCGCCCGCCTGCCCTGA
- a CDS encoding VOC family protein, which translates to MSRRSRPWPAGLPCWTDLASPDPAAARDFYAAVLGWEFRLRGDGPGAYAHVVVDGEVAAGLGPVNDAQPGGWTVYLATDDAAATARAAVDAGGRVVAGPEAMGPQGHVLFVADPSGAVTGAWQAGALIGAGVVNEPGAVVWEDLRSADPDASRAFLRAVFGLEADTFDGAPGGYTTLRLADEQVPCGGAGPLFGAPEPGWLVYFLVPDADAAVAAATGAGGSVTSPPEDTPFGRMAVLTDPHGARFAVMRAPDGAPQPDRS; encoded by the coding sequence ATGAGCCGCCGCTCCCGTCCGTGGCCCGCGGGCCTGCCGTGCTGGACCGATCTCGCCTCGCCCGACCCCGCCGCGGCGCGCGACTTCTACGCCGCCGTGCTCGGGTGGGAGTTCCGCCTGCGCGGTGACGGGCCCGGGGCCTACGCGCACGTCGTCGTGGACGGTGAGGTGGCAGCGGGGCTCGGGCCCGTGAACGACGCCCAGCCGGGCGGCTGGACGGTCTACCTCGCCACCGACGACGCGGCGGCCACCGCCCGCGCGGCCGTCGACGCGGGGGGCCGGGTGGTGGCCGGGCCCGAGGCCATGGGCCCGCAGGGCCACGTGCTCTTCGTGGCCGACCCCTCCGGTGCCGTCACGGGTGCGTGGCAGGCGGGGGCGCTGATCGGCGCGGGCGTGGTCAACGAGCCTGGCGCCGTGGTCTGGGAGGACCTGCGCTCCGCCGATCCCGACGCCTCGCGCGCCTTCCTGCGGGCGGTGTTCGGCCTCGAGGCGGACACCTTCGACGGAGCCCCCGGCGGCTACACCACGCTGCGCCTGGCCGACGAGCAGGTCCCGTGCGGCGGCGCCGGGCCGCTGTTCGGCGCGCCGGAACCGGGCTGGCTCGTCTACTTCCTCGTGCCCGACGCCGACGCCGCCGTGGCGGCCGCCACCGGCGCCGGCGGGAGCGTGACGAGCCCGCCGGAGGACACCCCGTTCGGCCGCATGGCGGTGCTCACCGACCCGCACGGCGCCCGGTTCGCGGTGATGCGCGCGCCCGACGGGGCTCCGCAGCCGGACAGGTCGTGA
- a CDS encoding helix-turn-helix domain-containing protein: protein MTEPSQPEPLADDPGALVGAAVRARRTAAGLSVAELARRAQVSGPFVSQLEGGRSSVSIPVLYRLASALGCAANDLLPLTGEARRTTRAGEGPRYRVSDDDDEGRPPQRSRLLTRTGEGVLLEAHHYVIDPGDAEQDWFSQPGEVFVHVLRGALAVEFVDGTSTDLGAGDSLHHEGDVPHRWVLRPGPGGSVQPVEALAVVTAARKP, encoded by the coding sequence GTGACGGAGCCGTCGCAGCCGGAGCCGCTCGCGGACGACCCCGGCGCGCTGGTCGGAGCTGCCGTGCGCGCCCGGCGCACGGCCGCGGGGCTCTCGGTGGCCGAGCTCGCCCGCCGCGCGCAGGTGTCGGGACCGTTCGTCAGCCAGCTCGAGGGCGGCCGTTCGTCGGTGAGCATCCCGGTGCTCTACCGGCTCGCCTCGGCGCTCGGCTGCGCCGCCAACGACCTCCTGCCGCTCACCGGAGAGGCCCGCCGCACCACGCGCGCGGGCGAGGGCCCCCGCTACCGGGTCAGCGACGACGACGACGAGGGTCGCCCGCCCCAGCGCTCCCGGCTGCTGACGCGCACGGGGGAGGGCGTGCTGCTGGAGGCGCACCACTACGTCATCGACCCCGGCGACGCCGAGCAGGACTGGTTCTCCCAGCCGGGCGAGGTGTTCGTGCACGTGCTGCGCGGTGCCCTGGCCGTCGAGTTCGTAGACGGCACGAGCACCGACCTCGGCGCGGGCGACTCGCTGCACCACGAGGGCGACGTCCCGCACCGCTGGGTGCTGCGCCCCGGCCCCGGCGGCAGCGTCCAGCCGGTGGAGGCCCTCGCCGTCGTCACCGCCGCGAGGAAGCCGTAA
- a CDS encoding isopenicillin N synthase family dioxygenase: protein MSAAFEVPVVDISSYVARGTAEARAATATAMDAACRTVGFVQVVGHGVPEQTAAGLASAVDDFFGLPLETKKRLRAPKGVNRGYTPPKSENLSLSLGVEAASRMNDFFEAFNTGAAVSDYPDAPVPLDPAHYPEDLWPGEDLVPGFRERVQAWEAEAGRVARTLTDVFADALGLEPGWFRGVTGHSLDVLRMNNYALPPGTVDLDGDLTGMGEHTDYGIVTVLWADQVPGLQVLGADGAWHDVMPADGALLVNLGDVMARWTNERWMSTLHRVKPPIVDGTIERRRSAAFFHDGDVDAVITALPGTVEDGEVPLYPPMTVGEHIAAKLAGSRDLQKNADAEREAARVLASTR, encoded by the coding sequence ATGAGTGCAGCCTTCGAGGTGCCCGTCGTCGACATCTCCTCCTACGTCGCTCGAGGAACGGCGGAGGCGCGCGCCGCCACCGCCACCGCCATGGACGCCGCCTGCCGCACCGTCGGCTTCGTGCAGGTGGTCGGCCACGGGGTGCCCGAGCAGACCGCGGCGGGGCTGGCGAGCGCGGTCGACGACTTCTTCGGACTGCCGCTGGAGACCAAGAAGCGGCTGCGCGCACCGAAAGGCGTCAACCGCGGGTACACCCCGCCCAAGAGCGAGAACCTGTCGCTCTCGCTCGGGGTCGAGGCCGCCAGCCGCATGAACGACTTCTTCGAGGCGTTCAACACGGGCGCCGCGGTCAGCGACTACCCGGACGCGCCCGTGCCGCTCGACCCCGCCCACTACCCCGAGGACCTGTGGCCCGGCGAGGACCTCGTGCCGGGCTTCCGGGAGCGCGTCCAGGCCTGGGAGGCCGAGGCCGGCCGCGTCGCCCGAACCCTCACCGACGTCTTCGCCGACGCCCTCGGCCTCGAGCCGGGGTGGTTCCGCGGCGTCACCGGCCACAGCCTCGACGTGCTCCGCATGAACAACTACGCGCTGCCGCCGGGCACGGTCGACCTCGACGGCGACCTCACCGGCATGGGCGAGCACACCGACTACGGCATCGTGACCGTGCTGTGGGCCGACCAGGTGCCCGGCCTGCAGGTGCTCGGCGCCGACGGCGCCTGGCACGACGTGATGCCCGCCGACGGCGCGCTGCTCGTCAACCTCGGCGACGTCATGGCCCGCTGGACGAACGAGCGGTGGATGTCGACGCTGCACCGGGTGAAGCCGCCGATCGTCGACGGCACCATCGAGCGGCGGCGCTCGGCGGCGTTCTTCCACGACGGCGACGTCGACGCCGTCATCACCGCCCTGCCCGGGACGGTCGAGGACGGCGAGGTGCCGCTCTACCCGCCGATGACCGTGGGCGAGCACATCGCGGCGAAGCTCGCGGGCTCCCGCGACCTGCAGAAGAACGCCGACGCGGAGCGCGAGGCCGCCCGGGTGCTCGCCTCCACCCGCTGA
- a CDS encoding SDR family oxidoreductase encodes MSQPPQQQSVPGTTSAMDPTPDHGETSYRGSGRLAGKKAVVTGGDSGIGRAVAIAYAREGADVLVSYLSEHEDAAETRRWVEEAGQRCVLVPGDLGDPAHCRAVIAKAVEEFGRVDVLVSNAAFQMSRDSLEETPDEEWDRTIATNLSAFFHLTKAALPHMGPGSSIIGSSSVNSDSPSPQLLPYAATKSAIANMTASMAQLLGDRGIRANSVAPGPIWTPLIPSTMPTEKVEHFGEETPLGRVGQPAELAPVYVLLASDEGSYISGARIAVTGGRPIL; translated from the coding sequence GTGTCCCAGCCCCCCCAGCAGCAGTCCGTGCCCGGAACCACCTCCGCCATGGACCCCACCCCTGACCACGGCGAGACCAGCTACCGCGGCAGCGGGCGCCTGGCCGGCAAGAAGGCCGTCGTCACCGGCGGCGACAGCGGCATCGGCCGCGCCGTGGCCATCGCCTACGCCCGCGAGGGGGCCGACGTGCTGGTCTCCTACCTGAGCGAGCACGAGGACGCCGCCGAGACCCGGCGCTGGGTGGAGGAGGCGGGTCAGCGGTGCGTGCTGGTCCCGGGAGACCTGGGCGACCCAGCGCACTGCCGCGCCGTCATCGCGAAGGCCGTCGAGGAGTTCGGGCGCGTCGACGTGCTGGTGAGCAACGCGGCGTTCCAGATGAGCCGCGACTCCCTGGAGGAGACGCCGGACGAGGAGTGGGACCGCACCATCGCCACCAACCTCTCGGCGTTCTTCCACCTCACCAAGGCGGCGCTGCCGCACATGGGGCCGGGCTCGTCGATCATCGGCTCGTCCAGCGTGAACTCCGACAGCCCCTCGCCGCAGCTGCTGCCGTACGCGGCCACCAAGTCGGCGATCGCGAACATGACGGCGTCGATGGCGCAGCTGCTGGGTGACCGCGGGATCCGGGCCAACTCCGTGGCACCTGGCCCGATCTGGACGCCGCTCATCCCGTCGACCATGCCCACCGAGAAGGTGGAGCACTTCGGAGAGGAGACCCCGCTGGGCCGGGTCGGGCAGCCGGCGGAGCTCGCGCCCGTCTACGTGCTGCTCGCCTCGGACGAGGGCAGCTACATCAGCGGCGCTCGCATCGCGGTCACCGGAGGCCGCCCGATCCTCTGA
- a CDS encoding NCS2 family permease, protein MADAAPTPTSAREGRSPGPGRLGGLDRYFSISARGSTVGREVRGGFATFFTMAYIVVLNPLIIGTAADVDGRVLGVPAVAAATALVAGVMTLLMGVVGKYPFAIAAGLGLNAFVTFSVASQMTWAEAMGLVVVEGIVITVLVLTGFRTAVFRAVPSQLKTAIGVGIGLFIALIGFVDSGFVRTPAGGGTPLELGVGGSLTGWPTVTFVVGLLLTLVLIARKVKGAILIGIISATVFAVVVEAVTGVGPRTAADGATNPSGWSLVVPKLPEQLVGTPDLSIVGAVDLFGGFARVGVVAAVLIIFTLVLADFFDTVGTVTGVTAEAGLLDADGQVPGVQRVLLVDSVAAAAGGIGSVSSNTTFVESAAGVGEGARTGLASVVTGVLFLLAVFFTPLVEIVPFEAASPALVVVGFLMATQIRSLDWSDVTIAVPAFLTVVVMPFTYSISNGIGAGLVSYALLMAVTGRARKVHPLLWLLAALFVVYFAIAPIEAALGVR, encoded by the coding sequence GTGGCAGATGCAGCACCCACGCCCACCAGCGCCCGCGAGGGGCGCTCTCCCGGTCCGGGACGCCTGGGCGGTCTCGACAGGTACTTCTCGATCTCGGCCCGCGGGTCGACGGTCGGGCGGGAGGTCCGCGGTGGCTTCGCCACCTTCTTCACGATGGCGTACATCGTCGTCCTGAACCCCCTCATCATCGGGACGGCCGCCGACGTCGACGGCCGCGTCCTGGGCGTGCCGGCGGTCGCCGCGGCCACAGCGCTCGTGGCGGGGGTGATGACCCTGCTGATGGGCGTGGTCGGCAAGTACCCCTTCGCCATCGCGGCGGGCCTCGGGCTCAACGCGTTCGTGACGTTCTCCGTGGCCTCGCAGATGACGTGGGCCGAGGCCATGGGCCTGGTGGTCGTCGAGGGCATCGTCATCACGGTGCTCGTGCTGACCGGCTTCCGCACCGCGGTCTTCCGGGCCGTGCCGTCGCAGCTCAAGACCGCCATCGGCGTGGGCATCGGCCTCTTCATCGCGCTCATCGGCTTCGTCGACTCCGGCTTCGTCCGCACCCCCGCCGGCGGCGGCACGCCCCTGGAGCTGGGCGTCGGCGGCAGCCTCACCGGCTGGCCGACGGTCACCTTCGTGGTGGGCCTGCTGCTGACGCTCGTGCTGATCGCCCGCAAGGTCAAGGGCGCGATCCTCATCGGGATCATCTCCGCCACGGTGTTCGCCGTCGTCGTCGAGGCCGTCACGGGCGTCGGTCCGCGCACCGCCGCCGACGGCGCCACCAACCCCTCGGGCTGGAGCCTCGTGGTGCCGAAGCTGCCCGAGCAGCTGGTCGGCACCCCCGACCTGTCGATCGTCGGCGCCGTCGACCTGTTCGGCGGCTTCGCCCGCGTCGGCGTGGTCGCCGCGGTGCTCATCATCTTCACGCTGGTGCTGGCCGACTTCTTCGACACCGTCGGCACGGTCACCGGCGTGACCGCCGAGGCCGGACTGCTCGACGCCGACGGCCAGGTCCCCGGCGTGCAGCGGGTGCTGCTCGTCGACTCGGTGGCCGCCGCGGCCGGTGGCATCGGCTCGGTCTCCTCCAACACGACCTTCGTCGAGTCCGCCGCGGGGGTCGGAGAAGGGGCTCGCACCGGCCTGGCGAGCGTGGTCACCGGGGTGCTCTTCCTGCTGGCGGTCTTCTTCACGCCGCTCGTGGAGATCGTGCCGTTCGAGGCCGCGTCGCCGGCGCTCGTCGTCGTCGGGTTCCTCATGGCCACGCAGATCCGGTCCCTGGACTGGAGCGACGTGACCATCGCCGTCCCGGCGTTCCTCACCGTGGTGGTCATGCCGTTCACGTACTCGATCAGCAACGGCATCGGGGCGGGGCTCGTCTCCTACGCGCTGCTCATGGCGGTGACCGGGCGGGCGCGGAAGGTGCACCCGCTGCTGTGGCTGCTGGCGGCGCTGTTCGTCGTGTACTTCGCCATCGCGCCCATCGAGGCCGCCCTCGGCGTCCGCTGA
- the thpR gene encoding RNA 2',3'-cyclic phosphodiesterase, whose amino-acid sequence MRLFVSLEPPVEAWAPVADAVTELGQVPGVRWSPPTRWHVTLAFLGELDDDDARRLAPPLRSAVAAAGPVRLRLAGTGTFGTSVLWAGVAGDVERLSSLVAGVAGAARAAGVGLEERPYRPHVTLARAAGRGGAGALGQLADQLASVSGPTWTATEARLVRSHASDGRYEVLEHLPLGAGSP is encoded by the coding sequence ATGAGGCTCTTCGTCTCCCTCGAGCCCCCGGTGGAGGCGTGGGCGCCGGTGGCCGACGCCGTCACCGAGCTCGGCCAGGTGCCGGGGGTGCGGTGGTCGCCGCCGACCCGCTGGCACGTGACGCTCGCGTTCCTCGGTGAGCTCGACGACGACGACGCCCGCCGCCTCGCGCCTCCCCTGCGCTCCGCGGTGGCGGCAGCCGGGCCGGTGCGGCTGCGGCTGGCCGGTACGGGCACCTTCGGCACGAGCGTGCTGTGGGCGGGGGTCGCCGGCGACGTCGAGCGGCTGTCGTCGCTGGTCGCCGGCGTCGCCGGGGCGGCCCGGGCGGCCGGGGTGGGGCTCGAGGAGCGTCCGTACCGGCCGCACGTCACGCTGGCCCGCGCCGCAGGGCGGGGTGGGGCCGGTGCGCTGGGGCAGCTCGCCGACCAGCTGGCGAGCGTCAGCGGGCCGACGTGGACGGCTACCGAGGCGCGCCTGGTGCGCAGCCACGCCTCCGACGGGCGCTACGAGGTGCTGGAGCACCTGCCGCTGGGGGCCGGCTCCCCGTGA
- a CDS encoding GGDEF domain-containing protein → MAADSRPDRRPRRGRRTPDRAAAVKCGRLHADEHEVGHRTAGTAAALSAAAVCATASAVVAAVSVAAAPAASVPLPVVAAIAVAPPALLGVVAGWRQRWWASAGGSLIAAANVLFYGTWIIGGAPSSSPLLHVGYVLGYTALLRSAGLRSRGGRRGVVLDALIVVSGPALVVLSTLARPLLVQDLTFASAVSLVYVGLDLGLLLLVVRGALAGATPRLPAFLKLVAAVLLLGGNLAFLLQMVWVPPSLLPWLAVPFSVAYALLASECALSSHRGYQAAASSSPDATGQDWRTAHKVPGGTSRTVLVLLPTAACLPAVALVVQGVSGHTPDWQVLGAGAVLTAVLSTLRLHTALRVSAEQAVRLERLAHRDELTDLPNRRRCSTAAQALLASGTGAVALALLDLDRFKAVNDTLGHDAGDALLRDATAAWRRVLPATAGLYRWGGEEFVVLLAGDDAERSEDLLDDVRRAVPGPHTVSAGLARRLPDEEFHALLTRADGLLYEAKTAGRDQVRSDAEPTTAVDAAEAGDAAGGPVPAARTPVSAVTAPPA, encoded by the coding sequence GTGGCCGCTGACTCCCGCCCCGACCGCCGTCCCCGACGCGGGAGGCGCACGCCCGACCGGGCGGCTGCCGTCAAGTGCGGGCGGCTGCACGCCGACGAGCACGAGGTGGGCCATCGGACGGCGGGGACGGCCGCAGCGCTGAGCGCCGCTGCGGTCTGCGCCACCGCCTCGGCGGTCGTGGCCGCGGTCTCGGTGGCGGCGGCTCCGGCGGCGTCCGTCCCGCTGCCGGTGGTGGCGGCCATCGCCGTCGCGCCGCCTGCGCTGCTGGGCGTGGTGGCCGGGTGGCGCCAGCGCTGGTGGGCGTCCGCCGGTGGCAGCCTCATCGCCGCGGCGAACGTGCTGTTCTACGGGACGTGGATCATCGGCGGCGCCCCCAGCAGCTCGCCGCTGCTCCACGTCGGCTACGTGCTGGGGTACACCGCTCTGCTGCGGTCCGCGGGCCTGCGCTCCCGGGGTGGACGACGGGGTGTGGTCCTCGACGCGCTGATCGTCGTCAGCGGTCCCGCCCTGGTGGTGCTCTCGACGCTCGCACGCCCGCTGCTCGTGCAGGACCTGACCTTCGCCAGCGCCGTGTCGCTGGTGTACGTGGGCCTCGACCTCGGGCTCCTGCTGCTGGTGGTCCGCGGGGCGCTGGCCGGGGCCACGCCCCGGCTGCCGGCGTTCCTCAAGCTGGTGGCGGCCGTGCTGCTGCTGGGCGGCAACCTGGCCTTCCTCCTGCAGATGGTGTGGGTGCCGCCGTCGCTCCTGCCGTGGCTCGCCGTGCCCTTCTCCGTCGCCTACGCGCTCCTGGCCTCCGAGTGCGCGCTCTCGTCGCACCGGGGCTACCAGGCCGCGGCGAGCTCGTCACCGGACGCGACCGGCCAGGACTGGCGCACGGCGCACAAGGTCCCTGGCGGCACCTCGCGCACCGTGCTCGTGCTGCTGCCCACGGCTGCCTGCCTGCCCGCTGTAGCGCTCGTGGTCCAGGGGGTCAGCGGGCACACCCCCGACTGGCAGGTGCTCGGGGCCGGCGCGGTGCTCACCGCGGTGCTGAGCACGCTGCGCCTGCACACGGCGCTGCGCGTCTCGGCGGAGCAGGCGGTGCGGCTGGAGCGGCTGGCGCACCGCGACGAGCTGACCGACCTGCCCAACCGACGTCGCTGCAGCACCGCCGCCCAGGCGCTGCTCGCCTCCGGCACCGGCGCGGTGGCGCTCGCGCTGCTGGACCTGGACCGGTTCAAGGCCGTGAACGACACCCTCGGCCACGACGCCGGTGACGCGCTGCTGCGGGACGCGACCGCGGCCTGGCGCCGCGTGCTGCCCGCCACGGCGGGGCTCTACCGGTGGGGAGGCGAGGAGTTCGTCGTGCTCCTCGCCGGTGACGACGCAGAGCGCTCGGAGGACCTCCTCGACGACGTGCGCCGGGCCGTGCCGGGACCGCACACGGTCTCCGCGGGGCTGGCGCGACGGCTCCCGGACGAGGAGTTCCACGCGCTGCTGACGCGGGCCGACGGCCTCCTCTACGAGGCGAAGACCGCCGGCCGCGACCAGGTGCGGTCCGACGCCGAGCCCACCACCGCCGTCGACGCGGCCGAGGCGGGCGACGCAGCCGGTGGTCCGGTGCCCGCGGCGAGGACCCCGGTCTCAGCGGTCACCGCACCCCCCGCGTGA